Proteins from one Rosa chinensis cultivar Old Blush chromosome 7, RchiOBHm-V2, whole genome shotgun sequence genomic window:
- the LOC112180309 gene encoding LOW QUALITY PROTEIN: AT-hook motif nuclear-localized protein 25-like (The sequence of the model RefSeq protein was modified relative to this genomic sequence to represent the inferred CDS: inserted 2 bases in 2 codons), whose protein sequence is MAGYNGRSEYMQLFRPELHLQRPPSPSISVPPQQQQPQPSSDSQQQEDSPEGDQEHKIESDTAATSSGGGGGGSGGGSGRRPRGRPAGSKNKPKPPIIVTRDSPNALRSHVLEVSAGTDVVESVSHYARRXGRGVCVLSGTGTVANVTLRQPAAPVGSVVTLHGRFEILSLSGTVLPXSGPPGSGGLSIFLAGGQGQVVGGSVVGPLLASGPVVLMAASFANAVFERLPLEEEEAAGGGGLQVQQPTASQSSGVTGGGGGGGGQHQQLGEGSSGGLFNLGGNMGAGSYPAFSGTDLYGWGSGGATHPRPPF, encoded by the exons ATGGCGGGGTACAATGGCAGATCAGAATATATGCAACTCTTCCGTCCCGAACTGCACCTCCAGAGACCACCGTCACCGTCCATCTCTGTTCCGCCGCAGCAACAACAACCTCAACCTTCTTCCGATTCTCAACAGCAAGAAGACTCGCCCGAAGGAGACCAAGAACACAAGATCGAGTCCGACACCGCCGCCACAAGTTCCGGAGGCGGCGGTGGCGGTAGCGGTGGGGGTTCAGGACGTCGTCCGCGGGGGCGTCCGGCGGGGTCAAAGAACAAGCCGAAGCCGCCGATCATTGTGACGCGCGACAGCCCCAACGCGCTCCGCTCGCACGTGCTGGAGGTTTCTGCCGGGACAGACGTGGTGGAGAGCGTGTCCCACTACGCGAGGC AGGGGAGGGGAGTGTGCGTGCTCAGCGGCACCGGCACCGTCGCTAACGTCACCTTGCGTCAGCCGGCGGCGCCCGTGGGGAGCGTGGTCACTCTCCACGGGAGGTTCGAAATACTTTCGCTCTCGGGGACGGTGCTTC CCTCCGGCCCCCCGGGCTCCGGGGGACTGTCGATTTTCCTGGCGGGCGGGCAGGGTCAGGTGGTTGGGGGCAGCGTGGTGGGCCCACTACTGGCTTCGGGGCCGGTTGTTTTGATGGCTGCGTCGTTTGCGAATGCGGTGTTTGAGAGGCTGCCattggaggaggaagaggcaGCGGGCGGTGGTGGGTTACAAGTCCAGCAACCGACGGCTTCACAATCTTCAGGAGTGacaggtggtggtggtggtggtggaggacaACATCAGCAGCTTGGTGAGGGAAGCAGCGGCGGTCTCTTTAATCTGGGAGGGAACATGGGGGCGGGGAGCTATCCGGCGTTTTCGGGAACTGATTTGTACGGGTGGGGTAGCGGCGGAGCTACTCATCCGCGGCCTCCGTTTTAG